The following proteins are encoded in a genomic region of Chryseobacterium cucumeris:
- a CDS encoding DUF5683 domain-containing protein codes for MKKIFFTFFLCIAALAYSQVKPIDTVRMQTPPKEETRVVKPGKTEAKIIEDLEKANGPTAKTLKLNPTRAGLYSAVLPGLGQFYNKKYWKIPIVWGAVGAGVGIAVWNDNQYKKYREYYVAKLNGTPNEFVDSHPWLDKRALGNAQDRAKRQRDYAIAITGLIYILNIVDAVVDAHLYESRHDPDLVFKPSVIQDQYGYSAPKTGFSLSYRF; via the coding sequence ATGAAGAAAATATTTTTCACATTTTTCTTGTGTATCGCTGCACTGGCTTACTCACAAGTAAAACCTATCGATACCGTTCGGATGCAGACTCCTCCGAAAGAAGAAACCCGTGTCGTAAAGCCTGGTAAGACCGAAGCCAAAATCATTGAAGATCTTGAAAAAGCAAACGGTCCCACAGCAAAAACCTTAAAGCTTAATCCTACCAGAGCAGGATTGTACTCTGCAGTTTTACCTGGATTAGGACAGTTTTATAACAAAAAATACTGGAAAATTCCTATTGTCTGGGGAGCGGTAGGTGCCGGAGTTGGTATCGCTGTATGGAATGATAACCAATACAAAAAATACCGTGAATATTATGTGGCAAAGCTGAACGGAACTCCCAATGAGTTTGTAGACAGCCACCCATGGCTGGACAAAAGAGCGTTGGGTAATGCACAGGACAGAGCCAAGAGGCAAAGGGATTATGCCATTGCCATTACAGGTTTGATTTATATTCTGAATATTGTAGATGCTGTAGTAGACGCTCATCTTTATGAAAGCCGTCATGATCCGGATCTGGTTTTTAAACCATCGGTTATCCAGGACCAGTATGGCTACAGCGCACCAAAAACTGGTTTCAGTTTAAGTTACAGATTTTAA
- a CDS encoding ParB/RepB/Spo0J family partition protein, which yields MKDKKRAMGRGLGAILSAESKATINSATDEGADKFVGNIVEVALEDIYPNPTQPRTYFDEKALNELAQSIKNLGVIQPVTLRKDGEKFEIISGERRYRATKIAGLTTIPAYIRLVNDQELLEMALVENIQREDLDAIEIALTYHRLLEEIGLTQENLSQRIGKDRSTITNSIRLLRLNPDIQNAIRSGEISAGHGRAIISLESEEDQQVLFDLIIKEKLNVRQAEQAAAALKNPKSPAAKKAKVELSNNYKKAQKTIADILDVKVEIKASGNGKKGKIVLDFKNEEELEYILSHIK from the coding sequence ATGAAGGACAAAAAAAGAGCTATGGGACGCGGCCTGGGCGCCATTTTAAGTGCAGAATCCAAAGCAACGATCAATTCCGCTACTGATGAAGGAGCAGATAAGTTTGTGGGAAATATTGTGGAAGTTGCGCTTGAAGATATCTATCCGAACCCAACGCAGCCGAGAACTTATTTTGATGAAAAAGCATTAAACGAACTTGCACAGTCTATTAAAAACTTAGGCGTAATCCAGCCGGTTACCTTGAGAAAAGACGGGGAGAAGTTTGAAATCATTTCCGGGGAAAGACGTTATAGGGCAACTAAAATTGCCGGATTAACGACTATTCCTGCCTATATCCGTTTAGTCAATGACCAGGAGCTTCTTGAAATGGCTCTTGTTGAAAATATCCAGAGAGAAGACCTTGATGCTATTGAAATTGCATTAACTTATCACAGGCTTTTGGAGGAAATAGGTCTTACTCAGGAAAACCTGAGCCAGAGAATCGGAAAGGACAGAAGTACGATTACCAATTCTATCAGACTGCTAAGATTAAATCCGGATATTCAGAATGCTATCAGAAGCGGTGAGATTTCTGCAGGACACGGAAGAGCGATTATCAGTCTTGAAAGTGAAGAAGATCAGCAGGTTTTATTTGATCTTATTATCAAAGAAAAATTAAACGTTCGTCAGGCTGAACAGGCTGCTGCTGCATTGAAGAACCCGAAGTCTCCTGCTGCCAAAAAAGCAAAAGTGGAGCTTTCCAATAACTATAAAAAAGCCCAGAAGACCATTGCTGATATCTTGGACGTGAAAGTAGAGATCAAAGCTTCTGGAAATGGTAAAAAAGGTAAAATTGTTCTGGACTTCAAAAATGAAGAAGAGCTGGAATATATTTTATCCCATATTAAATAA
- a CDS encoding ParA family protein produces MAKIIGIANQKGGVGKTTTAVNLAAALGVLEKRILIIDADPQANATSGLGVEDVQYSTYNLLEHSADTRVCIKRTATPNLDIIPSHIDLVAAEIELVDKEDREYMLKKALASVRDDYDYIIIDCAPSLGLITVNALTAADSVIIPIQCEYFALEGLGKLLNTVKNVQKIHNKDLGIEGLLLTMYDSRLRLSNQVVEEVNLHFPEMVFETIISRNVRLSEAPSFGESILNYDAESKGAVQYIQLAEEVLLKNENLIKN; encoded by the coding sequence ATGGCAAAAATCATAGGTATTGCTAATCAAAAAGGAGGTGTTGGTAAAACTACCACCGCTGTAAATTTGGCAGCAGCATTAGGAGTATTGGAAAAAAGAATATTAATCATTGATGCTGACCCTCAGGCGAATGCAACATCCGGTTTGGGTGTTGAGGATGTTCAGTATTCTACCTATAATCTTCTGGAGCATAGTGCAGATACAAGAGTCTGTATCAAAAGAACGGCAACTCCTAACCTGGACATTATTCCGTCCCATATCGATCTGGTAGCAGCGGAAATTGAATTGGTAGACAAGGAAGACCGTGAGTATATGCTGAAAAAAGCATTGGCAAGTGTAAGGGATGATTATGATTATATTATCATCGACTGTGCACCGAGTTTAGGTCTTATTACTGTAAATGCTCTTACAGCAGCAGATTCTGTAATTATTCCGATCCAGTGTGAGTATTTTGCATTAGAAGGACTTGGGAAATTGTTGAATACCGTTAAAAATGTTCAGAAAATTCACAATAAAGATCTTGGAATTGAAGGTCTTCTTTTAACCATGTACGACAGCAGATTGAGACTATCCAATCAGGTTGTGGAAGAAGTAAATCTGCACTTCCCTGAAATGGTGTTTGAAACCATTATCAGCAGAAACGTAAGATTGAGTGAAGCACCAAGTTTCGGGGAAAGTATCCTGAACTATGATGCGGAAAGTAAAGGAGCTGTTCAGTATATTCAGTTGGCTGAAGAAGTTCTTTTGAAGAATGAAAACTTAATAAAGAATTAA
- a CDS encoding energy transducer TonB — MKQQNQNQEFRLNEVLFEHRNKDYGAYVLRNESDRILTKALFIGASLMAAVSVTPFVISAMKPVNEPVGTVYELPRVVEIQEIEKPKDPPVQIVKPTPPAPAVKTYDERLPEPKAIVTNEKQVVDKTNAVASTETSEGKEVPNTTYIPIVPRVIGGDGPPAVKADPVVEKADPKKIETELSVEANFAGGIDSFRNKVMNSFDSSGFESEDVVKTTVTFIVEMDGTISGVKANGTNADFNNEAMRTIKSISNKGKWIPAKNKKGEFVRSYFKFPISMKFDN; from the coding sequence ATGAAACAACAAAACCAAAACCAGGAATTTCGGCTCAACGAAGTTCTGTTCGAGCACCGCAACAAAGACTATGGTGCCTATGTATTAAGAAACGAATCAGATAGAATATTAACCAAAGCGCTTTTTATCGGAGCAAGTTTAATGGCTGCAGTATCCGTTACACCATTTGTGATTTCTGCAATGAAACCTGTGAACGAGCCTGTTGGAACGGTATATGAACTTCCGAGAGTCGTTGAAATTCAAGAGATAGAAAAACCGAAAGATCCGCCGGTACAAATTGTAAAACCAACGCCGCCAGCTCCCGCAGTAAAAACATACGATGAAAGATTGCCAGAGCCTAAAGCAATTGTTACCAATGAAAAACAAGTTGTAGATAAAACGAATGCAGTAGCAAGCACAGAAACATCGGAAGGCAAAGAAGTACCAAATACAACCTATATTCCAATTGTTCCACGTGTTATCGGAGGAGATGGGCCACCCGCTGTAAAGGCTGATCCGGTAGTTGAAAAAGCAGATCCTAAAAAGATTGAAACGGAATTAAGTGTAGAAGCCAATTTTGCAGGAGGAATAGACTCCTTCAGAAATAAAGTAATGAACAGCTTCGACAGTTCAGGATTTGAATCCGAAGATGTTGTAAAGACGACAGTTACCTTTATTGTAGAAATGGACGGAACCATCTCAGGGGTAAAAGCTAACGGAACCAACGCCGATTTTAACAATGAGGCAATGAGAACTATTAAATCAATTTCCAACAAAGGAAAATGGATCCCGGCCAAAAACAAAAAAGGAGAATTCGTAAGAAGTTATTTCAAATTTCCAATCTCTATGAAATTTGATAATTAA
- a CDS encoding adenylosuccinate synthase — protein sequence MSTYVVVGLQYGDEGKGKITDVLSAKSDYVVRFQGGDNAGHTVYVGDEKFVLHLLPSGVLQCKGKCIIANGVVVNPKSFIKEVGQIESKGLRTDHIFISRRAHVIMPYHILLDTYREEEHGGTQIGTTKKGIGPCYEDKIARVGIRMVDLLNPEILRDKIEKNLKVKNSLFEKYYGKPTLDVEEIYNEYLAIGKQLQDRIVDTELELNEAIRDGKNVLFEGAQALMLDIDFGTYPYVTSSSPSTGGVCSGAGVPPTSLQNLIGVAKAYCTRVGNGPFPSELDNELGEKIRQIGGEFGATTGRPRRTGWLDLVSLKHACMINGINNLVITKLDVLTGIENLKVVTHYKTEDGKIIDYFTSSTEKLYNYEPIYQDLPGWSEDITKARSYDELPDTAQKYIEFIEKYLGINVYLVSVGPERSQNIIRKELF from the coding sequence ATGTCAACTTATGTAGTTGTAGGTCTTCAGTACGGAGATGAAGGCAAAGGAAAAATCACGGATGTTTTATCAGCAAAATCGGATTATGTAGTACGTTTCCAGGGTGGAGACAACGCTGGTCACACGGTTTATGTGGGTGATGAGAAATTCGTTCTACACCTTCTTCCTTCAGGAGTTCTTCAATGCAAAGGGAAATGTATCATTGCGAACGGAGTAGTGGTAAACCCTAAGTCTTTCATTAAAGAAGTTGGTCAGATCGAGAGCAAAGGCTTGAGAACAGATCATATCTTTATCAGCAGAAGAGCGCATGTTATCATGCCTTACCACATCCTTTTGGATACTTATCGTGAAGAGGAACACGGAGGAACTCAGATCGGAACTACCAAAAAAGGAATCGGACCTTGTTATGAAGATAAAATTGCAAGAGTCGGGATCAGAATGGTAGACCTTTTAAATCCTGAGATTTTAAGAGATAAAATTGAGAAAAACTTAAAAGTTAAGAACTCTCTTTTTGAAAAATATTACGGAAAACCAACGTTAGACGTTGAAGAAATCTACAACGAATATTTAGCAATCGGAAAGCAGCTTCAGGACAGAATTGTTGATACTGAATTAGAGCTTAACGAGGCGATCAGAGACGGTAAAAACGTTTTATTCGAAGGGGCACAGGCGTTAATGCTTGACATTGACTTTGGAACGTATCCATACGTAACTTCATCTTCTCCATCTACAGGAGGTGTTTGTTCAGGAGCTGGTGTTCCGCCAACTTCACTTCAGAACCTTATTGGAGTAGCAAAAGCTTACTGTACAAGAGTAGGAAACGGACCTTTCCCTTCTGAATTGGATAACGAACTGGGTGAGAAAATCAGACAGATCGGTGGTGAATTCGGAGCAACTACAGGTAGACCAAGAAGAACAGGTTGGTTAGACCTTGTTTCCTTAAAGCATGCTTGTATGATCAACGGAATCAACAACCTTGTGATCACTAAGCTTGACGTTCTTACAGGAATTGAGAACCTGAAAGTAGTAACACATTACAAAACTGAAGACGGAAAAATCATCGATTATTTCACTTCGTCAACAGAAAAGCTATACAACTACGAGCCAATTTACCAGGATTTACCAGGCTGGAGCGAAGACATTACCAAAGCAAGAAGCTATGATGAACTTCCTGACACTGCTCAGAAATACATCGAGTTTATTGAAAAATACTTAGGAATTAATGTATACTTAGTTTCTGTAGGTCCTGAAAGAAGTCAGAACATCATCAGAAAAGAATTATTCTAA
- a CDS encoding alpha/beta fold hydrolase — MNPLQKSGYLPATTNDQTQLFYTLFYPYAASVKATLLIVHGMQEHSGRYAEIAEYFAAHGIAVLTYDHLGHGKSVKEKKDIGFFQLEKPDERLIADAEMMANHLAEQYPDVPHFILGHSMGSFITRCLLQKASSKFSGAIITGTGGPLPGIDVLRAYLSLATAIAPRHRTFLNSVFTSVNNKHFKKDKDFGGTSWLSINPENRKAFEQDELCGIPFTHNAFYTLFTVYKKATARNWAAPISKSFPFLFVSGQNDPIGDFGKGVMHTVDNLKTDGFENVDVKMYPEMRHEILNESIREQVLKEIHNWILK, encoded by the coding sequence ATGAATCCACTCCAAAAATCAGGTTATCTACCTGCAACCACAAACGATCAAACCCAACTCTTTTACACTTTATTTTATCCATATGCAGCTTCTGTGAAAGCCACGCTACTTATTGTTCACGGAATGCAGGAACACAGCGGAAGATATGCAGAGATTGCAGAATATTTCGCGGCTCATGGGATTGCTGTATTGACGTATGATCATCTGGGACACGGAAAATCGGTAAAAGAAAAAAAGGATATTGGTTTCTTCCAGCTTGAAAAACCGGATGAAAGACTTATAGCCGACGCGGAAATGATGGCAAATCATCTTGCAGAACAATATCCGGATGTCCCCCATTTTATTCTGGGACATTCTATGGGATCTTTTATTACACGATGTCTTCTTCAAAAAGCAAGCAGTAAATTTTCCGGGGCTATCATTACAGGAACCGGCGGACCTTTACCGGGAATTGATGTATTAAGAGCGTATTTATCATTGGCTACGGCTATTGCTCCCCGTCATCGTACGTTTTTAAATTCTGTTTTTACAAGTGTCAATAACAAGCATTTTAAAAAAGATAAAGACTTCGGTGGTACCAGCTGGCTCAGTATTAATCCTGAAAACAGAAAGGCTTTTGAACAGGATGAACTTTGTGGAATCCCGTTCACCCATAATGCTTTTTATACTTTATTTACCGTTTATAAAAAGGCGACTGCAAGAAACTGGGCTGCACCTATTTCTAAATCATTTCCTTTTTTATTTGTAAGCGGACAGAATGACCCGATTGGTGACTTTGGAAAAGGAGTCATGCATACGGTCGACAACTTAAAAACTGATGGTTTTGAAAATGTAGACGTAAAGATGTATCCGGAAATGCGTCATGAGATTTTGAACGAATCCATAAGAGAACAGGTTTTGAAGGAAATCCATAACTGGATCTTAAAATAA